A section of the Primulina eburnea isolate SZY01 chromosome 1, ASM2296580v1, whole genome shotgun sequence genome encodes:
- the LOC140841758 gene encoding ribonuclease 3-like protein 3 isoform X1 has product MYPDLPPGSLTPLRAANVDTEKLARAAVQHNFHLYIRHENPVLKKRIQSFIDVLPKHPVHSHGLIDAPKVLADVVESTVGAVFIDSNCSIDTTWEIASYLLKPMITPESLQANAVKKLFEICQKYKLKVRLVDLWSQDGTYKVFVNNQLKGKGICHEKKEIALNRAANDAYKEVVRKMSMRRSPDANL; this is encoded by the exons ATGTACCCAGACCTCCCACCAGGGTCATTAACTCCTCTTCGTGCTGCCAATGTTGACACCGAGAAGCTTGCACGTGCGGCTGTCCAGCACAACTTTCATCTATATATTCGTCATGAGAATCCAGTCCTTAAAAAACGA ATTCAGTCATTTATTGACGTTCTTCCTAAACATCCTGTACATTCACATGGACTAATTGATGCTCCAAAGGTGCTTGCGGATGTCGTTGAATCCACCGTAGGGGCTGTCTTCATCGATAGCAATTGTTCTATTGATACGACATGGGAG ATTGCCAGCTATCTACTTAAACCCATGATAACTCCTGAAAGTCTTCAAGCAAATGCAGTGAAGAAGCTTTTTGAGATATGCCAAAAATACAAGCTGAAAGTTCGACTCGTGGATCTGTGGTCGCAAGACGGTACTTACAAAGTTTTTGTCAATAATCAACTCAAAGGTAAAGGTATCTGCCATGAAAAGAAGGAGATTGCATTAAACAGAGCTGCAAATGATGCTTATAAAGAAGTTGTTAGAAAGATGAGCATGAGAAGATCTCCAGATGCTAACTTGTGA
- the LOC140841752 gene encoding uncharacterized protein codes for MSFLAGRLASIEGAYFLQESKQTVTRFLQNQKNTKLPKPIGENNEAGASSSITNETTADVLPEVLRHSLPPKIFQSSLDNSNSSSLSTASKWVLQSNPKSGRVSVLSADALNPLRAYVSLPQVTFGPKRWQLPSMESSIVPSTANDLRHDKYTPINPEKLKAAAAGLSQIGSAFAIATAIVFGSGVLIFGVAASKLEVHNTDDLRTKGKDFFQPRFETIREQLAPYRTWTEDMSKKWHLEREESFKERPLMKELSRTLGSKTAT; via the exons ATGAGTTTCCTCGCGGGGAGATTAGCAAGCATAGAGGGCGCTTATTTCTTGCAAGAATCCAAACAAACCGTAACCCGATTCCTTCAAAACCAAAAAAACACCAAATTACCTAAACCAATCGGAGAAAACAATGAAGCTGGCGCATCATCATCCATAACAAATGAAACTACAGCTGATGTTCTTCCTGAGGTTTTGAGGCACTCTCTGCCGCCAAAGATTTTCCAGTCTTCGCTGGATAATTCGAATTCTTCTTCCTTATCCACAGCCTCGAAATGGGTCCTGCAATCGAACCCGAAAAGCGGCAGGGTTTCAGTTTTGTCCGCTGACGCGCTTAATCCTCTCAGGGCTTATGTTTCTCTTCCCCAGGTCACGTTTGGACCTAAAAG GTGGCAGCTGCCTAGTATGGAAAGCTCGATTGTACCATCAACAGCTAATGACTTAAGACATGACAAGTACACACCTATCAATCCCGAGAAGTTGAAGGCTGCAGCTGCAGGGCTTTCTCAAA TCGGATCAGCTTTTGCAATCGCCACCGCAATTGTATTTGGCAGCGGTGTCTTGATCTTTGGGGTTGCAGCATCCAAACTGGAGGTGCACAAT ACTGATGACCTGCGGACTAAAGGGAAGGATTTCTTTCAACCAAGGTTTGAAACGATTAGGGAGCAATTGGCCCCATACCGAACTTGG ACCGAAGACATGTCAAAGAAATGGCATTTGGAAAGGGAAGAATCCTTCAAAGAGAGACCTCTGATGAAAGAGCTGTCTAGGACACTCGGTTCCAAGACGGCCACTTGA
- the LOC140841722 gene encoding serine/threonine protein phosphatase 2A 59 kDa regulatory subunit B' zeta isoform-like, which translates to MGPSRSFSNGTNVPTNSNQVKGSSFDANPTLVNYAAACEGLPSLRDTLSSERENILITKLRMCSIVFDFTDPTAHVNEKDVKRRMLLELVDYISSVNSKFSEVSMQEMTKMVSTNLFRALPLFDHDVKLPGGVYDPEEEEPKLDPSWGHLQVVYEFLLRFVVSSQTDAKLAKRYIDHSFVLRLLDLFDSEDQREREYLKTILHRVYGKFMVHRPFIRKSINNIFYNFIFEIEKHNGIAELLEILGSIINGFALPLKEEHKLFLVRALIPLHKPKCMSIYHQQLSYCIIQFLEKDCKLADSVIHGLLKYWPLTNSSKEVMFLSELEEIMEATQAAEFQHCMVSLFRQIGFCLISSHFQVAERALLLWNSDHIRNLITLNHRVILPIILPSLEKNANNHWNQAIQSLTLNVRSVFTDVDPSHFEDCLAKFKEDEIKKKETLKRRESIWRALENVASSTALSGEAILLSKFQSSVGIATTASSETVVGG; encoded by the exons ATGGGTCCTTCTCGATCTTTTAGCAATGGGACAAATGTCCCAACAAACTCAAACCAAGTCAAAGGATCGAGCTTTGATGCCAACCCCACATTGGTGAATTATGCAGCCGCTTGTGAAGGGTTGCCTAGCTTGCGAGACACCCTGAGCTCAGAAAGAGAGAATATTCTTATAACAAAGTTGAGAATGTGTTctatagtatttgatttcacagacCCCACTGCACATGTGAACGAGAAAGATGTTAAGAGGCGGATGCTGCTTGAGTTGGTCGATTACATTTCATCAGTGAATTCAAAGTTCAGTGAGGTTTCCATGCAGGAAATGACAAAGATGGTCTCAACTAATCTGTTTAGAGCGTTACCATTATTCGATCATGACGTTAAACTGCCAGGTGGTGTGTATGACCCAGAAGAGGAAGAGCCGAAGTTGGATCCTTCGTGGGGACATCTCCAGGTTGTGTATGAGTTCCTATTGAGATTTGTCGTTTCGTCACAAACTGATGCTAAGCTGGCCAAAAGATACATTGACCATTCTTTTGTGCTGAGGTTGCTCGACCTGTTTGATTCAGAAGATCAAAGGGAGAGGGAATACTTGAAGACTATTCTACATCGTGTATATGGGAAGTTTATGGTGCATAGACCTTTTATCAGGAAATCAATCAATAATATATTCTATAattttatctttgagatagagAAGCATAACGGCATTGCAGAATTGCTGGAGATATTGGGAAGCATAATTAATGGGTTTGCTTTACCTCTAAAGGAAGAGCACAAGCTTTTTCTTGTGCGGGCACTGATTCCCCTTCATAAACCAAAGTGCATGTCTATCTACCATCAGCAGCTGTCTTATTGTATCATTCAATTTTTGGAGAAAGATTGCAAGCTGGCTGATTCGGTCATCCATGGTCTTTTAAAGTACTGGCCTTTAACCAATAGTTCCAAGGAGGTAATGTTTTTAAGTGAATTGGAGGAAATCATGGAAGCAACCCAAGCTGCTGAATTTCAGCACTGCATGGTCTCTTTGTTCCGTCAAATTGGCTTCTGTCTCATCAGCTCACATTTTCAG GTAGCTGAACGTGCTCTCCTGCTATGGAATAGTGACCACATAAGGAATCTAATTACTCTAAACCACAGAGTAATACTCCCTATTATACTCCCTTCGCTGGAGAAGAACGCAAATAATCACTGGAATCAGGCTATTCAGAGCCTAACTCTTAATGTACGAAGTGTGTTTACTGATGTCGATCCATCACACTTTGAGGATTGCTTAGCAAAATTCAAAGAAGACGAGATCAAGAAAAAGGAAACACTGAAAAGGCGAGAATCAATATGGAGGGCGTTAGAAAATGTGGCTTCCTCTACTGCTTTGAGTGGTGAGGCTATCCTTTTATCTAAGTTCCAATCTTCTGTTGGCATAGCTACCACGGCTAGTTCCGAAACAGTTGTGGGTGGTTGA
- the LOC140841741 gene encoding uncharacterized protein, whose translation MTSITVGPSLTSFTTNITRTHHKFSSTSLANCRGIRAMRIEKSLEELYNVRVERKVSKDRLSELGVSRWSVWKTGKCRIPWDWHVDQLVYVEEGEVRVVPQGSKRYMQFLAGDLIRYPKWLEADLYFNDFYQERYSFRAYGDD comes from the coding sequence ATGACCAGCATTACGGTGGGTCCATCCCTTACCTCCTTCACCACAAACATAACCAGGACACATCATAAATTTTCAAGCACCAGTCTCGCAAATTGTCGAGGCATACGAGCTATGAGGATAGAGAAGTCACTGGAGGAGCTCTACAACGTGAGAGTGGAAAGGAAGGTGTCAAAAGACAGGTTATCGGAGCTTGGCGTTTCGAGGTGGTCTGTCTGGAAGACAGGAAAATGCAGGATTCCATGGGACTGGCACGTCGATCAGCTGGTTTATGTCGAGGAAGGGGAAGTGAGGGTCGTGCCTCAAGGGAGCAAGCGGTACATGCAATTCTTGGCTGGGGACTTGATTCGGTATCCGAAATGGCTTGAAGCAGATCTTTACTTCAATGATTTTTATCAGGAGCGGTATAGCTTCAGAGCTTACGGTGATGATTAG
- the LOC140841758 gene encoding ribonuclease 3-like protein 3 isoform X2 → MRQRVACGTSKIQSFIDVLPKHPVHSHGLIDAPKVLADVVESTVGAVFIDSNCSIDTTWEIASYLLKPMITPESLQANAVKKLFEICQKYKLKVRLVDLWSQDGTYKVFVNNQLKGKGICHEKKEIALNRAANDAYKEVVRKMSMRRSPDANL, encoded by the exons ATGAGACAAAGAGTGGCATGTGGGACGAGCAAG ATTCAGTCATTTATTGACGTTCTTCCTAAACATCCTGTACATTCACATGGACTAATTGATGCTCCAAAGGTGCTTGCGGATGTCGTTGAATCCACCGTAGGGGCTGTCTTCATCGATAGCAATTGTTCTATTGATACGACATGGGAG ATTGCCAGCTATCTACTTAAACCCATGATAACTCCTGAAAGTCTTCAAGCAAATGCAGTGAAGAAGCTTTTTGAGATATGCCAAAAATACAAGCTGAAAGTTCGACTCGTGGATCTGTGGTCGCAAGACGGTACTTACAAAGTTTTTGTCAATAATCAACTCAAAGGTAAAGGTATCTGCCATGAAAAGAAGGAGATTGCATTAAACAGAGCTGCAAATGATGCTTATAAAGAAGTTGTTAGAAAGATGAGCATGAGAAGATCTCCAGATGCTAACTTGTGA
- the LOC140841734 gene encoding choline-phosphate cytidylyltransferase 2-like, with protein sequence MGGSGAGISNSVEPPSSSDCPVRVYADGIYDLFHFGHARALEQAKLAFPNTYLMVGCCNDETTHKYKGKTVMTESERYESLRHCKWVDEVIPDAPWVINQEFLDKHRIDYVAHDALPYADTSGAGKDVYEFVKAVGRFKETKRTEGISTSDIIMRIVKDYNQYVLRNLDRGYTRKELNVSYVREKGLRVNMRLKKLQEKVKEHQEKVGEKIQIVAKTAGIHRNIWVENADRWVAGFLEMFEEGCHKMGTAIRDRIQELSQQGQGLLLNGQRSSDDDEDEFYYDEDDDEYYYYDEDEDDVEYYDSDEKK encoded by the exons ATGGGCGGAAGCGGCGCTGGTATCAGCAATTCCGTGGAACCTCCATCCTCGTCCGACTGCCCCGTTCGTGTGTACGCCGATGGGATCTACGATCTTTTCCATTTCGGCCACGCTCGAGCTCTCGAACAGGCCAAACTTGC CTTCCCAAATACGTACTTGATGGTTGGATGTTGCAACGATGAGACTACTCATAAGTACAAGGGAAAGACTGTTATGACCGAATCTGAGCGCTATGAATCGCTTCGCCATTGCAA GTGGGTTGATGAGGTTATCCCTGATGCCCCATGGGTAATAAACCAGGAGTTTCTGGACAAGCACCGAATCGACTATGTGGCGCATGATGCTCTTCC TTATGCGGATACCAGTGGAGCTGGAAAGGATGTTTATGAATTT GTCAAAGCTGTCGGAAGATTTAAAGAGACTAAAAGGACAGAAGGAATTTCAACGTCGGACATCATAATGAGAATAGTCAAAGACTATAATCAATATGTCTTGCGGAATTTGGATCGTGGATACACAAGAAAGGAGCTCAATGTTAGCTATGTTAGG GAAAAGGGATTAAGGGTGAACATGAGACTGAAGAAGTTACAAGAAAAAGTCAAAGAACACCAAGAAAAAGTGGGCGAGAAG ATACAAATCGTTGCAAAGACAGCTGGCATACATCGCAATATTTGGGTTGAAAATGCAGATCGTTGGGTTGCTGGATTTCTCGAAATGTTTGAGGAAGGCTGCCATAAAATG GGAACGGCCATTAGGGACCGGATTCAAGAATTAAGCCAACAGGGACAGGGATTGCTACTAAACGGGCAAAGAAGTAGCGATGATGATGAGGATGAGTTCTATTACGATGAGGATGATGAtgaatattattattatgatgAGGATGAGGATGATGTAGAATACTATGACAGTGATGAGAAGAAATGA
- the LOC140814052 gene encoding uncharacterized protein produces the protein MSHISSHGNPLPPVKVVEYLESFMSSELLCKFPDNSAFDFDYSQSSIWSPLVPRNFVNGRDGCLELSRKLQYDENDFTGLLKNSKKFAANIKKKFTSVVSDNICMYQRMKMNKRKSFGFSPVPSSGRLKASSPTPRKKWAKAMKAASKHFKKKQKERSNPSSFTRKISPVTCQTATCDL, from the exons ATGTCTCACATTTCTTCCCATGGGAATCCATTACCACCTGTAAAAGTTGTGGAGTATTTGGAATCATTCATGTCCAGCGAGCTTCTCTGCAAGTTCCCGGACAACTCTGCCTTCGACTTCGATTACTCCCAGAGTTCTATTTGGTCCCCTTTGGTTCCTCGGAACTTTGTTAATGGCAGGGATGGATGCCTAGAACTTTCAAGAAAGCTACAGTACGATGAAAATGATTTCACGGGGTTGCTAAAAAATTCCAAGAAATTTGCAGCCAATATCAAGAAAAAGTTCACCAGTGTTGTCTCTGATAACATATGCATGTACCAAAGAATGAAGATGAATAAGAGGAAGTCCTTTGGTTTTTCTCCGGTGCCGTCTTCCGGTCGCCTTAAGGCGTCTTCCCCAACACCAAGAAAG AAATGGGCTAAAGCCATGAAAGCTGCTTCGAAACATTTcaagaaaaaacaaaaagaaagatccAATCCATCTTCATTTACAAGAAAGATCTCTCCAGTTACCTGCCAGACTGCAACTTGTGATTTATAA